From Nerophis lumbriciformis linkage group LG11, RoL_Nlum_v2.1, whole genome shotgun sequence, one genomic window encodes:
- the LOC140679132 gene encoding uncharacterized protein, with protein sequence MTVDVLRDHYKKTLQVELDKITSFIDEVWRPAFQLASTWAKKHLGRRLMGDTLGKAEALIVAAFADPPVNAEVVRPAQSLPVQTATRVSVGTHTDPTGPDGAPGVVRASSPPARVVARVSVATSTDAVAPDWSPEVDREAIPPARVAPIFLPRRPEPPKEQRVTQPRATDSGPAQDTLGEAPPTQLIPACRRRLPLGSPARQDTQETPTQTEDDDDSPRGPTASSPLLIDLRDEEQERGLSSVMSPRYSSATPDWSPLQPETAEETAPQGEFSPRGPTLSGAPMVDYEDSPLQRTPPRETPPQEMLPQEKIISGC encoded by the exons ATGACTGTTGatgttttaagagaccattataaaaagaCTCTACAAGtagaattggacaagataaccagttttattgatgaggtctggagacccgcttttcagctggcctctacatgggccaagaaacacctgggacgcagactgatgggggacaccctcgggaaggccgaggctctgatcgtcgcggccttcgccgacccccctgtcaacgctgaggtggtacgcccggcccagtccttgccggtccagaccgccacccgggtatcggtgggcacccatactgaccctacgggccctgacggggctcctggggtggtacgggctagcagccctccggctcgggtcgtcgcccgggtctcggtggctaccagcaccgacgccgtggctccagattggtctcctgaggtggatcgggaagcaatccctccagcacgggttgccccgatcttccttcctcgtcgaccggaaccacccaaggagcagagggtgacacagccccgggccacggacagcgggcctgcccaggacaccctcggcgaggctccgcccacccagcttattcctgcatgtcgcaggaggcttcctctgggatcacctgcaagacaagacacacaggagacccccactcagaccgaggacgacgatgactcaccac gggggcccacggcctcctcgcctctcctgatcgacctTCGGGATGaggaacaggagcgggggctttcttcggtgatgtcccctcgttactcttccgcgacccccgactggtcccctctccagcctgagacggcagaggagacggcaccacagggtgaattttcaccacgggggcccacactttccggggctcctatggtggactatgaggactcacccttgcagcggacgcctcctcgggagacgccccctcaggagatgcttcctcagga aaaaataATCTCGGGCTGCTGA